A stretch of Lathyrus oleraceus cultivar Zhongwan6 chromosome 6, CAAS_Psat_ZW6_1.0, whole genome shotgun sequence DNA encodes these proteins:
- the LOC127093232 gene encoding aspartic proteinase Asp1: protein MDFKINEGSKPFLSLFLFLLFSSIFPLSFSAANKPLNSDKLHRLVSSAVFRLHGNVYPLGYYTVSLNIGYPPKIYDLDIDSGSDLTWVQCDAPCNGCTKPREQLYKPKNNLVQCVDQLCAGVHLTSDYHCDTPNDQCDYEVEYADHGSSLGVLVRDYVPLQFTNGSVLHPKIAFGCGYDQKYSGPTSPPATTGVLGLGNGRTSVLSQLHSLGLIRNVVGHCLSGRGGYLFFGDDFIPSSGIVWIPMLPSSSEKHYSLGPAELLFNGKLTTVKGLELIFDSGSSYTYFNSKAYHAIVDLVNNELKGKQLTRATEDPSLPICWKGAKSFKSVTDVKNYFKPLALRFKKGKNLQMLIPPEAYLIVTKHGNVCLGILDGTEVGLGDLNIIGDISLQDKMVIYDNERQQIGWISSDCDRIPNIDRDFEGDAFPHPYAANLGIFEDQCPAASEMSDRYQ from the exons ATGGATTTCAAAATCAACGAAGGATCAAAACcatttctctcactttttctctTTCTGCTGTTTTCTTCCATTTTCCCGCTTTCTTTCTCAGCTGCCAATAAACCCCTTAACTCCGATAAACTCCACCGGCTTGTTTCCTCCGCCGTTTTCCGTCTTCACGGAAATGTTTACCCCCTAGG GTATTATACAGTGTCTCTCAATATTGGTTATCCTCCAAAGATTTATGACCTTGATATTGACTCAGGTAGTGACCTCACTTGGGTTCAGTGTGATGCACCATGTAATGGTTGCACCAAG CCTCGTGAGCAACTCTATAAACCCAAAAACAATCTTGTGCAATGTGTGGACCAATTGTGTGCTGGAGTGCATTTAACATCAGACTATCACTGTGATACCCCGAATGACCAGTGTGACTATGAGGTTGAGTATGCAGATCATGGGTCGTCTCTGGGGGTCCTCGTCCGAGACTATGTTCCGCTTCAATTCACTAATGGATCTGTGCTACACCCTAAGATAGCCTTTGG ATGTGGATATGATCAAAAGTATTCTGGTCCTACCTCTCCACCTGCTACCACCGGAGTTCTTGGCCTTGGCAATGGCAGGACAAGTGTTTTGTCTCAGCTTCACTCTCTAGGTCTGATTCGCAACGTAGTTGGTCATTGCTTAAGTGGTCGAGGAGGGTATCTATTCTTTGGAGATGATTTCATTCCCTCATCAGGAATTGTTTGGATACCCATGTTGCCTAGTTCTTCAGA AAAACACTACAGTTTAGGACCAGCAGAGCTTCTTTTCAATGGAAAGCTTACTACTGTTAAAGGTCTTGAACTTATTTTCGATAGTGGAAGCTCTTACACTTACTTCAATTCCAAAGCTTATCATGCTATTGTTGATCTG GTAAATAATGAATTAAAGGGAAAACAACTGACAAGAGCAACTGAGGATCCATCTCTTCCAATTTGTTGGAAGGGTGCAAAGTCTTTCAAATCTGTAACTGATGTCAAAAACTATTTCAAGCCCTTAGCTTTGAGATTCAAAAAAGGGAAGAATTTGCAGATGCTAATACCACCAGAAGCCTATCTCATTGTTACA AAACATGGAAATGTTTGCTTGGGGATTCTGGATGGCACTGAAGTAGGACTAGGAGATCTTAACATAATAGGAG ACATCTCTTTACAAGATAAGATGGTAATATACGACAACGAGAGGCAGCAGATTGGATGGATTTCTTCTGATTGCGATAGGATACCCAA TATCGATCGTGACTTTGAAGGTGATGCTTTTCCACACCCTTATGCAGCCAATTTGGGTATCTTTGAGGACCAATGTCCCGCCGCTTCTGAAATGTCAGACAGATACCAATGA